One genomic region from Haloarcula taiwanensis encodes:
- a CDS encoding nitrate ABC transporter substrate-binding protein: MTVGYVPIYPNMQHYVMEREGYYDAVPAEVTVERFSSGPSVVTAFASGDVDVAFFGVTPAMVLADRGTHAGVLAANSRNGFKIMGTSKLVDLYEQEADAVFDRFERENGRKIRFGVPPDGSVPDIVLRYWIQEALDAGEIDTVIDKSKVPPAKAVQTIQSGDIDATVIQEPFATIIGREDGYGELEWSGTVLENHPVTVLYATQQVIDASDIARSLVEQHTVATAFTASAPDVAAGHAASVIGSGVSEELAQAAFESQASDFISDPHAVTEQTATMGEFVASVGNIDEPVPSEELFAFGPYDAIES, encoded by the coding sequence GTGACTGTAGGGTACGTCCCGATCTACCCCAACATGCAACACTACGTAATGGAACGGGAGGGCTACTACGACGCTGTCCCGGCAGAGGTCACTGTCGAGCGTTTTAGCTCGGGCCCCAGTGTCGTCACAGCGTTTGCCAGTGGGGACGTCGATGTCGCGTTCTTTGGCGTCACTCCGGCGATGGTACTCGCCGACAGAGGCACGCACGCAGGTGTTCTCGCTGCGAATTCACGAAACGGGTTCAAGATTATGGGGACAAGCAAGCTCGTCGACCTGTACGAGCAAGAGGCCGACGCCGTTTTCGACCGCTTCGAGCGTGAGAACGGACGAAAAATCCGGTTCGGTGTCCCACCGGATGGGAGCGTTCCCGACATTGTGCTCCGGTACTGGATTCAAGAGGCTCTCGACGCCGGGGAAATTGACACCGTCATCGACAAGTCGAAGGTTCCACCGGCGAAAGCGGTCCAGACAATTCAGTCGGGCGATATCGATGCGACCGTCATTCAGGAGCCGTTCGCGACGATAATCGGCCGTGAAGACGGCTACGGCGAACTCGAATGGTCGGGGACTGTCCTGGAGAACCATCCAGTGACGGTGCTCTACGCGACTCAGCAGGTCATCGACGCGAGCGATATCGCACGGTCACTGGTCGAACAGCACACCGTAGCGACCGCATTCACAGCGAGCGCACCGGACGTGGCCGCGGGCCACGCCGCGTCGGTCATCGGCTCGGGTGTAAGCGAGGAACTCGCTCAGGCGGCCTTCGAGTCACAGGCGTCCGATTTCATCTCGGACCCGCATGCTGTCACCGAGCAGACCGCGACGATGGGCGAGTTCGTTGCGAGCGTCGGAAACATCGACGAACCGGTGCCGAGTGAGGAACTGTTCGCCTTCGGCCCCTACGACGCCATCGAGTCATGA
- a CDS encoding nitrate ABC transporter permease has product MSAPTDTGPETLLDGGVEREARRYLRGLGGLASFLLIWWVGALTTQPSYLVPGPVDSARAFVQLFATSTRIVAPLAGLELVLPTGLAHLTQTLFHYIPGLLLGAACGSSLGLAMGWHDVLDDWLRPLVRVLRPIPPLAWVVFAIVWFGIHHTGAAFIVFVGAFWINFYAAYGGVEGVSSELTDAASTLGVKRDLSMLKLVALPSAAPQLLTGFRTSIGRCWMIVVGAELFGAPGVGYEIINAANNLAMETSVAYMFLISLAFLTMDVGFRLFERRALAWR; this is encoded by the coding sequence ATGAGCGCGCCCACCGACACCGGTCCCGAGACGCTGCTGGACGGAGGCGTCGAGAGAGAAGCACGGCGATATCTCCGTGGCCTCGGGGGCCTGGCGAGTTTCCTGCTTATCTGGTGGGTCGGAGCGCTGACGACGCAGCCGTCGTATCTGGTTCCGGGACCCGTCGACTCCGCACGCGCCTTCGTCCAGCTGTTCGCAACCTCGACACGAATCGTCGCCCCGCTCGCCGGACTGGAACTCGTCTTGCCGACGGGACTTGCACATCTCACACAGACCCTGTTTCATTACATCCCGGGCCTACTGCTGGGTGCCGCCTGTGGCAGTAGCCTCGGACTGGCGATGGGCTGGCACGACGTGCTAGACGACTGGCTGCGGCCACTCGTCCGGGTGCTGCGGCCGATTCCGCCGCTGGCGTGGGTCGTTTTCGCCATCGTCTGGTTCGGTATCCATCACACGGGAGCGGCCTTCATCGTCTTCGTCGGCGCGTTCTGGATTAACTTCTATGCCGCCTACGGCGGCGTCGAGGGCGTTTCGAGCGAACTCACCGACGCCGCATCGACGCTGGGAGTCAAACGGGACCTGTCGATGCTGAAGCTGGTCGCGCTCCCGAGTGCCGCCCCGCAGCTGCTGACGGGCTTCCGTACCAGCATCGGACGCTGCTGGATGATTGTCGTCGGGGCCGAACTGTTCGGTGCGCCCGGTGTCGGCTACGAGATCATCAACGCCGCGAACAACCTCGCGATGGAGACCAGCGTCGCGTACATGTTCCTCATCAGCCTCGCCTTCCTTACGATGGACGTTGGCTTCCGGCTATTCGAACGGAGGGCTCTCGCATGGCGCTGA
- a CDS encoding nitrate ABC transporter ATP-binding protein, translating into MALSERSSDPAKAGRKIVVDGVSKAYDSVQALSGVSLSVREGEFCCIVGPSGCGKTTLLRTIAGLEDTDSGSILVDDDRVTEPGLDRGMVFQEYALFPWLTVRGNIRFGLDRPACDCPDCEGRIRELVDLVGLSGFEDAYPKELSGGMKQRVGIARALAVDPEILLLDEPFGSVDARTRDRLHDELLDIWAETRQTVVFVTHDIDEAVKLADRVVVLDDDPGTVQSTVTVDIDRPRERTSHRFVEYVARIRAELGQTPGASQSSR; encoded by the coding sequence ATGGCGCTGAGTGAACGGTCGTCGGACCCGGCCAAAGCGGGTCGGAAAATCGTCGTCGACGGTGTCAGTAAGGCCTACGACTCCGTACAGGCACTCTCGGGTGTCTCACTCTCCGTTCGGGAAGGCGAGTTCTGCTGTATCGTCGGTCCGTCGGGCTGTGGCAAGACGACGTTGTTGCGAACGATAGCGGGCCTCGAGGACACCGACAGCGGCTCGATTCTGGTCGACGACGACCGGGTCACGGAGCCGGGGCTTGACCGCGGGATGGTTTTTCAAGAGTACGCGCTATTCCCGTGGCTGACGGTCCGGGGGAATATCCGTTTTGGTCTCGACCGGCCCGCGTGTGACTGTCCCGATTGTGAAGGGCGGATACGGGAACTGGTCGACCTCGTCGGTCTGTCAGGGTTTGAGGATGCGTATCCCAAGGAGCTCTCGGGTGGGATGAAACAGCGCGTCGGCATCGCCCGTGCGCTCGCTGTCGATCCGGAGATACTGTTGCTGGACGAGCCTTTCGGCAGCGTAGATGCCAGAACACGCGACCGACTCCACGACGAACTGCTCGATATCTGGGCCGAAACCCGCCAGACGGTCGTCTTCGTCACTCACGATATCGACGAGGCCGTGAAACTAGCTGACAGGGTCGTTGTATTGGACGACGACCCCGGCACTGTCCAGTCGACAGTCACCGTCGACATAGACCGTCCCCGAGAGCGAACGTCCCACCGGTTCGTTGAGTACGTCGCACGCATCCGAGCGGAACTCGGTCAGACACCTGGTGCTAGCCAAAGCAGTCGATAA
- a CDS encoding mechanosensitive ion channel protein, with protein MQVQPLADLLNGLGVPAAGSIASAVVFVVVFALVYVLGKAIVLPIVDRSLKSRDLDTHARRPLKKVVSIGIVFVAISVAFGMAEYGNFLQSLATIAAAATLAIGFAMQDVIKNFVAGVFIYTDKPFRIGDWIEWDGNSGVVEDISLRVTRVRTFDNELLTVPNSNLTDGVIKNPVAKDQLRLKFVFGIDYDDDIDEATEIILDEARAHPGIMDDPEPSVRLVELGDSSVGLQSRIWIENPSRSDFVKTRAEYVKSVKQRFDAEDINMPYPNRTIGGGLEMTGLDSVVEPADD; from the coding sequence ATGCAGGTCCAGCCACTCGCCGACCTACTCAACGGGCTCGGTGTGCCAGCGGCCGGCTCTATCGCTTCGGCAGTGGTCTTCGTCGTTGTCTTCGCCCTCGTCTACGTTCTGGGGAAGGCAATCGTCCTGCCTATCGTCGACCGCTCGCTCAAGTCCCGCGACCTCGATACGCACGCTCGGCGGCCGCTGAAGAAGGTCGTCAGCATCGGTATCGTGTTCGTCGCCATCTCCGTCGCCTTCGGGATGGCCGAGTACGGGAACTTCCTGCAGTCGCTGGCGACCATCGCCGCGGCAGCGACGCTGGCCATCGGCTTCGCGATGCAGGATGTCATCAAGAACTTCGTTGCCGGCGTGTTCATCTACACCGACAAGCCGTTCCGCATCGGTGACTGGATCGAGTGGGACGGTAACTCAGGCGTCGTTGAGGACATTAGCCTCCGTGTGACTCGCGTCCGGACCTTCGACAACGAACTGCTTACCGTGCCGAACTCGAATCTGACCGACGGCGTCATCAAAAACCCCGTCGCAAAGGACCAGCTCCGATTGAAGTTCGTGTTCGGCATCGACTACGACGACGACATCGACGAAGCGACTGAAATCATTCTCGACGAGGCCAGGGCACACCCGGGGATTATGGACGACCCCGAGCCCTCCGTTCGCCTCGTTGAACTCGGTGATTCCTCTGTCGGACTCCAGTCCCGTATCTGGATCGAAAACCCCAGTCGGTCCGACTTCGTCAAGACCCGCGCCGAGTACGTCAAGTCAGTCAAGCAGCGGTTCGATGCCGAGGACATCAATATGCCGTATCCGAACCGGACCATCGGCGGCGGGCTGGAGATGACCGGACTCGACAGCGTCGTGGAACCGGCCGACGACTGA
- a CDS encoding RNA-binding protein, with product MSDSSRQSRIHDLDATLRVGKHGIESVADELDDQLENTDLVKVKFLRSSRGGTTTEELADDLAKLVNATVIQVRGHTAVFEK from the coding sequence ATGAGTGACTCTTCTCGACAGTCTCGGATACACGACCTCGACGCGACACTCCGCGTCGGCAAACACGGCATCGAATCAGTAGCGGACGAACTCGATGACCAGCTGGAGAACACCGACCTGGTGAAAGTCAAGTTCCTCCGCTCGTCCCGCGGCGGCACGACGACCGAGGAACTCGCCGACGACCTTGCTAAGCTGGTCAACGCCACCGTGATTCAGGTTCGGGGACACACTGCTGTGTTTGAGAAATGA
- a CDS encoding ribonuclease P, which yields MTDEATIARERIERLQSLAREAVQAGNEDRARSYVRRARRVAERHRLRLPRSFERSTCDACDTYLLHGHNARSRTQSGHVVITCDCGSQSRYPYD from the coding sequence ATGACGGACGAGGCGACCATCGCCCGCGAGCGTATCGAGCGCCTCCAGTCGCTCGCTCGCGAGGCCGTCCAGGCTGGCAACGAAGACCGTGCTCGGTCGTACGTCCGGCGCGCGCGACGCGTCGCGGAGCGTCACCGTCTGCGGCTGCCGCGGTCGTTCGAGCGGTCGACATGTGACGCCTGCGACACGTATCTCTTGCACGGCCACAACGCCCGCTCGCGAACCCAGTCCGGCCACGTCGTCATCACCTGCGACTGTGGGTCACAGTCCCGCTACCCGTACGACTGA
- a CDS encoding glycosyl transferase family 1 — translation MRVLNYLELADRLDRSGIGTAVDHQRAALSETDIEVETTPWQEGHPAWALGGNIAFNDPVFRAFDIAHCNMIGPGSVAVAQHAAQADIPLVLHAHVTREDFRDSFRGSNLVAPALGRYLRWFYSQADLVLCPSEYTKDILESYPVDAPIRPMTNGVDIDALAGYEDMREDYRGRYDLDGMVVFAVGNVFERKGLTTFCELAQATEHDFAWFGPYDAGPQASKTVSQWVNDPPENVTFTGWVEDIRGAFGAGDVYLFPTKAENQGIAVLEAMACGKAVVLSDIPVFREYYEDGHDCLICSDKTEFREALERLAENPDLRDRLGENAKETAREHSLDRVGRRLIETYEKLV, via the coding sequence GTGCGCGTCCTGAACTATCTCGAACTAGCCGACCGCCTCGACCGGTCGGGCATCGGAACTGCCGTGGACCACCAGCGGGCGGCGCTGTCCGAGACCGACATCGAGGTGGAGACGACGCCCTGGCAGGAGGGCCATCCGGCGTGGGCACTGGGTGGCAATATCGCCTTCAACGATCCGGTGTTCCGAGCGTTTGACATCGCTCACTGCAACATGATCGGACCGGGGTCCGTCGCTGTGGCACAACACGCGGCGCAGGCAGACATCCCGCTCGTCCTGCACGCCCACGTCACCCGCGAGGATTTCCGGGATAGCTTCCGCGGGTCGAACCTGGTCGCGCCGGCACTGGGTCGGTACCTCCGGTGGTTCTACTCGCAGGCCGACCTCGTGCTCTGTCCCTCCGAGTACACGAAGGACATCCTCGAGTCGTACCCGGTCGATGCGCCGATACGGCCGATGACAAACGGCGTCGACATCGACGCGCTGGCAGGCTACGAGGATATGCGCGAGGACTACCGCGGGCGCTACGACCTCGACGGGATGGTCGTCTTCGCCGTCGGCAACGTCTTCGAGCGCAAGGGGCTGACGACGTTCTGTGAACTCGCACAGGCAACGGAGCACGATTTCGCGTGGTTCGGCCCATACGACGCCGGGCCACAGGCCTCGAAGACCGTCTCGCAGTGGGTGAACGACCCGCCAGAGAACGTCACGTTCACCGGCTGGGTCGAGGACATCCGCGGCGCGTTCGGGGCCGGCGACGTGTACCTGTTCCCGACGAAGGCAGAGAATCAGGGTATCGCCGTGCTGGAGGCGATGGCCTGCGGGAAGGCGGTCGTCCTTTCCGATATTCCGGTGTTCCGAGAGTACTACGAGGACGGCCACGACTGTCTCATCTGTTCTGACAAAACGGAGTTCCGCGAGGCACTGGAGCGTCTCGCCGAGAACCCGGACCTGCGGGACCGACTCGGAGAGAACGCTAAAGAGACGGCCAGAGAACACAGCTTAGACCGGGTCGGTCGTCGGCTGATCGAGACGTACGAAAAACTGGTCTGA
- a CDS encoding MFS transporter: MDRDGWLYAWALASVALGAGSLLVPLYFVAIGGETFMLGVLAGVAAAAGAPGALVFGRVADKTGKRRSLVLVALGLAVIALVLVSLTERPWLVIVGNGLLWFAAGAVAPVLTLLVTVGTVERDWPARFAVLNRYQGWGWAGGLVLGLVWTTLLSGPLGEVPAQQSLLWLCAAAVSLSMALAAKWLPADPDELASPRASRLSRAIARSRRLPVRSATFPVGPGRLYWLTRSIHPRDVVARFTPALTVYFGGVVAFFVGFGVFWGPLPLYLSRTLGYNSGLVFALYLVSSVGSALWYDRAGKLAERYDPSGLQVGSLLARAALHPAVAVVGLLFSAALVGTAVTGVVFALIGVAWAVIAVTAASVVTQLAPAAIRGEALGIYTAVSGLASGVGSILGGWLGGYGFLLAFSVAGALVFVGAALVAVVWRRSPSVAVATDPRSA, translated from the coding sequence ATGGACCGGGACGGCTGGCTGTACGCCTGGGCGCTCGCATCGGTGGCACTGGGCGCGGGTTCGCTGCTCGTGCCGCTGTATTTTGTCGCCATCGGCGGCGAGACGTTCATGCTGGGCGTCCTCGCCGGGGTGGCCGCCGCGGCGGGCGCGCCCGGCGCGCTCGTCTTCGGGCGCGTCGCCGACAAAACGGGGAAGCGCCGTTCGCTCGTCCTGGTCGCGCTGGGACTGGCGGTCATCGCCCTGGTGCTCGTCTCGCTGACGGAGCGGCCGTGGCTAGTCATCGTCGGCAACGGCCTGCTGTGGTTCGCGGCGGGCGCGGTCGCGCCGGTGCTGACCCTGCTCGTCACCGTCGGAACCGTCGAGCGGGACTGGCCCGCGCGGTTCGCTGTCCTGAACCGCTACCAGGGCTGGGGGTGGGCCGGCGGCCTCGTCCTCGGCCTCGTGTGGACGACGCTGCTCTCGGGACCGCTCGGTGAGGTTCCCGCCCAGCAGTCGCTGCTGTGGCTGTGTGCGGCCGCCGTTTCTCTGTCGATGGCGCTCGCGGCGAAGTGGCTACCGGCCGACCCCGACGAACTCGCCAGCCCACGAGCCAGCCGGCTCTCGCGGGCCATCGCCCGGTCGCGCCGGCTCCCGGTCAGGAGCGCGACGTTCCCGGTCGGCCCGGGCCGGCTGTACTGGCTCACGCGGTCGATACATCCACGGGACGTCGTGGCCCGGTTCACTCCGGCGCTGACGGTCTACTTCGGAGGCGTCGTCGCCTTCTTCGTCGGGTTCGGCGTGTTCTGGGGACCGTTGCCGCTGTATCTCTCGCGGACGCTCGGTTACAACTCCGGTCTGGTCTTTGCGCTGTATCTCGTCTCCAGCGTCGGGTCGGCGCTGTGGTACGACCGCGCCGGCAAACTCGCCGAGCGGTACGACCCGAGCGGGCTTCAGGTCGGCAGCCTGCTCGCCCGCGCGGCGCTTCACCCGGCCGTCGCCGTCGTGGGACTGCTCTTCTCGGCGGCGCTCGTCGGCACAGCGGTCACCGGCGTCGTGTTCGCCCTCATCGGCGTCGCCTGGGCTGTCATCGCCGTCACCGCGGCCAGCGTCGTCACCCAACTCGCGCCGGCGGCGATTCGCGGCGAGGCGCTCGGCATCTACACCGCCGTCTCTGGGCTGGCGAGCGGCGTCGGGTCGATACTCGGCGGCTGGCTTGGCGGCTACGGCTTTCTGCTCGCGTTCTCAGTCGCCGGTGCGCTGGTGTTTGTCGGCGCAGCACTGGTCGCAGTCGTCTGGCGTCGCTCACCGTCGGTAGCTGTCGCAACGGACCCCCGCTCAGCATAA
- a CDS encoding glycosyl transferase family 1: protein MALPHVATFTDTYLPTVNGVTYTVQTWRDRWRDRGGRMGVVYPKSDHDPADNEYPVRSLPFPFYEGFRLGMPQIPNGVRDAELVHAHTPFSLGMAGQRLAGKLDIPFVASYHTPTSEYAEYVSFNGAVESAVRSSAESYERWFLGRADTVIAPSERAATHLRESIGLDTTVSVVPNGVDTTVFEPVDTTDFRDRYDLPDGPIVGYTGRHGYEKCLADIITACEGLDVTVVLGGDGPARETLEATAEHSDVDVRFLGFLDRAELPELYSTLDVFAFPSPVETQGLVALEANCCGTPVAGVDAGALSDTIEDGETGYSYDEGDIDGFRRAIERVLDDQIQLRERCLARRDVISVEHAIDKLADVYASVL, encoded by the coding sequence ATGGCACTGCCGCACGTCGCGACGTTTACCGACACGTATCTCCCGACCGTCAATGGGGTGACCTACACGGTGCAGACGTGGCGGGACCGCTGGCGCGACCGCGGCGGTCGCATGGGCGTGGTCTATCCGAAAAGCGACCACGACCCCGCCGACAACGAGTACCCGGTCCGGAGCCTCCCGTTCCCGTTCTACGAGGGCTTTCGCCTCGGGATGCCACAGATACCGAACGGCGTCCGGGACGCCGAACTGGTCCACGCCCACACGCCGTTCAGCCTCGGGATGGCTGGCCAGCGACTCGCGGGGAAGCTTGACATCCCGTTCGTCGCGTCGTATCACACGCCGACGAGCGAGTACGCCGAGTACGTCTCCTTCAACGGCGCTGTCGAGTCAGCGGTCCGCTCCAGCGCCGAGAGCTACGAACGCTGGTTCCTTGGCCGTGCCGACACCGTTATCGCGCCAAGCGAGCGCGCAGCGACCCATCTCCGGGAGTCTATTGGCCTCGATACAACGGTGTCCGTCGTCCCGAACGGCGTCGACACGACCGTGTTCGAACCGGTCGACACGACCGACTTCCGGGACCGCTACGACCTCCCCGACGGCCCCATCGTCGGCTACACCGGCCGCCACGGCTACGAGAAATGTCTAGCTGACATCATCACCGCCTGCGAGGGGCTGGACGTGACTGTCGTGCTCGGCGGCGACGGCCCGGCCCGTGAAACCCTCGAAGCGACGGCCGAACACAGCGATGTCGACGTGCGGTTTCTCGGCTTTCTGGACCGGGCGGAGCTTCCCGAGCTGTACTCGACACTTGACGTGTTCGCGTTCCCCAGCCCCGTCGAAACGCAGGGGCTGGTCGCGCTGGAGGCCAACTGCTGTGGGACGCCCGTCGCGGGCGTCGACGCCGGCGCACTCAGCGACACCATCGAAGACGGTGAAACCGGCTACTCATACGACGAAGGCGACATCGACGGTTTTCGCCGGGCTATCGAGCGCGTCCTCGATGACCAGATACAGCTTCGAGAGCGCTGTCTTGCCCGGCGGGACGTAATCAGCGTCGAGCACGCCATCGACAAACTGGCCGACGTGTACGCTAGCGTGCTGTAA
- a CDS encoding protease, which translates to MPSTHSTRRLRLGAILLGLVAFDALAVVTAYVLAHVAYGLLPTLGLPVGASVWTRGFHLVPLGPVVLAGTPLVLALQCCFGYRVTLRKAAGGPDLPEAPGPETTRERFTAIKRKRTATQLRKRVARLAQTVDMATPEVRVIDSATPNSYAASRPGERTLFVTTALIDQLADDELDAVLAHELAHLKNGDSFVMTAAAFLPIVSARATRRLRTTLETSVFTHRFLDGEISRNAVGTAYFHLPLVAFALAAVPFTAALYLASTTCYRLLSRVREYAADAGGVAICGSPAALASALETLTADQRPATDIRTAETGVRELCVVPYAIADGTPDPPEGRAERLAHRWRSVSERLLPGSHPDVERRIAALAERQSARDQHERP; encoded by the coding sequence GTGCCCTCCACCCACAGTACACGCCGGCTACGGCTGGGTGCCATCCTGCTCGGGCTGGTCGCCTTCGACGCCCTCGCCGTGGTCACGGCGTACGTCCTGGCACACGTCGCGTACGGCTTGCTCCCGACGCTTGGCCTCCCGGTCGGCGCGTCAGTCTGGACCCGGGGGTTTCATCTGGTCCCGCTCGGACCCGTGGTGCTCGCCGGGACACCGCTCGTGTTGGCCCTCCAGTGCTGCTTTGGCTACCGGGTCACGCTACGGAAGGCCGCCGGCGGCCCGGACCTGCCCGAGGCACCCGGGCCGGAAACCACCAGAGAGCGCTTCACCGCGATCAAACGCAAGCGGACTGCGACACAGCTCCGCAAGCGGGTCGCACGGCTGGCCCAGACGGTGGATATGGCAACGCCCGAAGTGCGCGTCATCGACTCGGCGACGCCGAACAGCTACGCCGCGAGCCGACCCGGCGAGCGGACGCTGTTCGTGACGACGGCGCTCATCGACCAGCTTGCCGACGACGAGCTGGACGCCGTCCTCGCTCACGAACTCGCGCATCTGAAAAACGGCGACTCGTTCGTGATGACAGCGGCGGCGTTCCTGCCGATTGTGAGCGCACGCGCCACCCGGAGGCTTCGGACCACGCTCGAAACGTCGGTGTTCACTCACCGGTTCCTCGACGGAGAGATAAGCAGAAACGCCGTCGGCACTGCCTATTTTCACCTCCCGCTGGTCGCGTTCGCGCTCGCCGCAGTACCGTTTACCGCGGCGCTGTATCTCGCCAGCACGACCTGTTACCGGCTGTTGTCCAGAGTCCGGGAGTACGCGGCGGACGCAGGCGGCGTCGCCATCTGTGGCTCCCCGGCGGCGCTCGCCAGTGCTCTGGAGACGCTGACAGCGGACCAGCGCCCGGCCACGGACATCCGAACTGCTGAGACCGGTGTGCGGGAACTGTGTGTGGTGCCGTACGCGATTGCAGACGGGACGCCCGACCCGCCGGAGGGACGGGCCGAACGGCTCGCCCACCGCTGGCGGAGCGTCTCCGAACGGCTGCTGCCCGGGTCGCATCCGGACGTCGAACGCCGCATCGCTGCGCTGGCAGAGCGACAGTCCGCCCGTGACCAGCACGAGCGCCCGTGA
- a CDS encoding glutaminyl-tRNA synthase (glutamine-hydrolyzing) subunit A — protein MTAYNGYVTDETIEGAEDGPLADTTVAVKDNISTEGVRTTCGSAMLSDYVPPYDATVVQRLKDAGATIPGKTNMDEFGMGTTTETSAFGPVENPVAEGRVPGGSSGGSAAVVAAGDADLALGSDTGGSIRCPAAFCGVVGIKPTYGLVSRYGLVAYANSLEQIGPIAPTVEDAAELLDVIAGPDEHDATTQEAPEADGSYAAAADGDVDGLSIGVPTELLDGADQEVVETFWTALDDLEAQGASYHEVDLPSVEHAVEAYYVIAMSEASSNLARFDGVRYGQSGGYDGNWNDSFANAREEGFGEEVKRRVLLGTYALSAGYHDKYYKKAQDARAWVKQDFDEALDDADVLASPTMPVPPMKRGESLDDPLTMYLADANTTPVNLANLPAISVPAGETDDGLPVGLQLVGPAFGEREIIRAGSALA, from the coding sequence ATGACGGCGTACAACGGCTACGTCACCGACGAGACAATCGAGGGGGCCGAGGACGGCCCGCTGGCGGACACGACCGTCGCAGTCAAGGACAACATCTCAACCGAAGGCGTCCGGACGACCTGTGGCTCGGCGATGCTTTCCGACTACGTCCCGCCCTACGACGCGACGGTCGTCCAGCGGCTGAAAGACGCCGGTGCGACCATCCCCGGCAAGACCAACATGGACGAGTTCGGGATGGGAACGACCACCGAAACGTCGGCGTTCGGCCCCGTCGAGAACCCCGTCGCCGAGGGCCGCGTCCCTGGCGGTTCCTCCGGTGGCTCGGCCGCCGTTGTCGCGGCCGGCGATGCTGACCTCGCGCTGGGGAGCGACACCGGCGGTTCCATCCGCTGTCCGGCTGCGTTCTGTGGCGTCGTCGGCATCAAACCGACCTACGGACTGGTCTCCCGGTACGGCCTCGTGGCCTACGCGAACAGCCTCGAACAGATAGGCCCCATCGCGCCGACCGTCGAGGACGCTGCAGAACTGCTGGACGTTATCGCCGGCCCGGACGAACACGATGCAACGACACAGGAAGCACCCGAGGCCGACGGTTCCTACGCGGCGGCTGCCGACGGTGACGTCGACGGACTCTCTATCGGTGTTCCGACAGAGCTGCTCGACGGGGCTGACCAAGAGGTTGTCGAGACGTTCTGGACGGCGTTGGACGACCTCGAAGCACAGGGCGCGAGCTACCACGAGGTTGACCTGCCCTCGGTCGAACACGCCGTCGAGGCGTACTACGTCATCGCCATGTCCGAGGCGTCCTCGAACCTCGCGCGGTTCGACGGCGTCCGCTACGGACAGTCGGGCGGCTACGACGGCAACTGGAACGATTCCTTCGCCAACGCCCGCGAGGAGGGCTTCGGCGAGGAGGTCAAGCGCCGGGTTCTCCTCGGAACGTACGCCCTTTCGGCGGGCTACCACGACAAGTACTACAAGAAGGCACAGGACGCCCGGGCGTGGGTCAAACAGGACTTCGACGAGGCGCTGGATGACGCCGACGTGTTGGCGTCACCAACGATGCCCGTCCCGCCGATGAAACGCGGCGAAAGCCTTGACGACCCGCTCACGATGTACCTGGCCGACGCCAACACGACCCCAGTGAACCTGGCGAACCTCCCGGCTATCTCCGTGCCGGCCGGCGAGACCGACGATGGGCTCCCCGTGGGCCTGCAACTGGTCGGACCGGCCTTCGGCGAACGCGAGATAATCCGCGCCGGCAGCGCGCTAGCGTAG
- a CDS encoding asparaginyl/glutamyl-tRNA amidotransferase subunit C — MSDPAVDPEEVRHVADLARVDLADDEIERFTEQFGDILDAFEALDDVPETEREADLSNVMRPDEIRESLSQEDALQNASDTEEGQFKGPKVS, encoded by the coding sequence ATGAGCGACCCCGCCGTCGATCCCGAGGAGGTCCGGCACGTCGCCGACCTCGCCCGTGTTGACCTCGCAGACGACGAGATCGAGCGGTTCACCGAGCAGTTCGGTGACATCCTCGACGCGTTCGAAGCGCTCGACGATGTGCCCGAGACAGAACGGGAGGCAGACCTCTCGAACGTGATGCGCCCCGACGAGATACGTGAAAGTCTCTCACAGGAGGACGCACTCCAGAACGCCAGCGACACCGAGGAAGGACAGTTCAAAGGACCGAAGGTGTCGTAG